One genomic window of Motacilla alba alba isolate MOTALB_02 chromosome 1, Motacilla_alba_V1.0_pri, whole genome shotgun sequence includes the following:
- the CD86 gene encoding T-lymphocyte activation antigen CD86 isoform X1, which produces MKDSACRGTGMLHDLWTKGGSKESYLYPPSHVDFFLPFPKKSVMEVCIFFLCAMIFLPGIAASVQPVKAFLHHTVHLSCYFPNSQQIDVKNLIIFWQKDTTKVVHEVYYGQEKHENLSPEYINRTKVDMGKWTLQLLNAGIEDEGRYKCVVMQKITEQSRKVIHEFECSLHIIANYSQPEIAELHSGELKPNGYLNLTCSSSGGYPEPKEMTWLISHENITHNSTAHMDVSQDAVTKLYNVTSKLNIPVPTRSPTNISCLLRLREQLGSLVSVPLGIEIQEKEMEQAKINFFGPLIAVVVLIISALLLGFVIIKKNRNILSTNQSISLAV; this is translated from the exons ATGAAGGATTCTGCTTGCAGAGGCACTGGAATGCTCCATGATCTCTGGACCAAAg GTGGATCAAAAGAAAGTTATCTATATCCTCCAAGCCATGTGGActtctttctcccctttcctaAGAAAAG TGTCATGGAGGTCTGCATATTCTTCCTTTGTGCTATGATATTTCTCCCAG GTATTGCTGCCAGTGTGCAACCAGTGAAGGCATTTCTCCATCACACTGTACACCTATCCTGCTATTTTCCAAACTCTCAGCAAATTGACGTGAAGAATTTAATAATCTTTTGGCAAAAAGACACTACTAAAGTGGTGCACGAAGTATATTATGGCCAAGAAAAGCATGAGAACCTTAGTCCTGAATATATAAATCGCACCAAAGTGGACATGGGCAAATGGACCTTGCAGTTGTTAAATGCAGGAATTGAGGACGAGGGACGCTATAAGTGTGTTGTTATGCAAAAAATAACTGAACAATCAAGAAAGGTCATTCATGAATTTGAGTGCTCACTGCACATCATTG CCAACTATAGTCAACCTGAGATTGCAGAACTGCACTCCGGGGAACTAAAGCCCAACGGATACTTGAACCTCACCTGTTCTTCCAGTGGAGGTTATCCAGAGCCCAAGGAGATGACTTGGCTGATTTCACATGAGAACATAACACACAACAGTACAGCTCACATGGATGTCTCACAGGATGCTGTGACAAAGCTGTATAATGTTACCAGCAAGCTGAATATCCCAGTTCCTACAAGGAGCCCCACTAATATCAGCTGCTTGCTTCGCCttagggagcagctgggaagccTTGTCTCAGTCCCACTGGGCATAG AGatacaagagaaagaaatggagcAAGCAAAGATAAATTTCTTTGGCCCACTTATAGCTGTGGTTGTACTGATCATTTCTGCACTTCTTCTGGGTTTTGTGATAAtaaagaagaacagaaatatcTTGTCTACCAACCAGA GCATCAGTCTAGCAGTCTAG
- the CD86 gene encoding T-lymphocyte activation antigen CD86 isoform X2 translates to MEVCIFFLCAMIFLPGIAASVQPVKAFLHHTVHLSCYFPNSQQIDVKNLIIFWQKDTTKVVHEVYYGQEKHENLSPEYINRTKVDMGKWTLQLLNAGIEDEGRYKCVVMQKITEQSRKVIHEFECSLHIIANYSQPEIAELHSGELKPNGYLNLTCSSSGGYPEPKEMTWLISHENITHNSTAHMDVSQDAVTKLYNVTSKLNIPVPTRSPTNISCLLRLREQLGSLVSVPLGIEIQEKEMEQAKINFFGPLIAVVVLIISALLLGFVIIKKNRNILSTNQSISLAV, encoded by the exons ATGGAGGTCTGCATATTCTTCCTTTGTGCTATGATATTTCTCCCAG GTATTGCTGCCAGTGTGCAACCAGTGAAGGCATTTCTCCATCACACTGTACACCTATCCTGCTATTTTCCAAACTCTCAGCAAATTGACGTGAAGAATTTAATAATCTTTTGGCAAAAAGACACTACTAAAGTGGTGCACGAAGTATATTATGGCCAAGAAAAGCATGAGAACCTTAGTCCTGAATATATAAATCGCACCAAAGTGGACATGGGCAAATGGACCTTGCAGTTGTTAAATGCAGGAATTGAGGACGAGGGACGCTATAAGTGTGTTGTTATGCAAAAAATAACTGAACAATCAAGAAAGGTCATTCATGAATTTGAGTGCTCACTGCACATCATTG CCAACTATAGTCAACCTGAGATTGCAGAACTGCACTCCGGGGAACTAAAGCCCAACGGATACTTGAACCTCACCTGTTCTTCCAGTGGAGGTTATCCAGAGCCCAAGGAGATGACTTGGCTGATTTCACATGAGAACATAACACACAACAGTACAGCTCACATGGATGTCTCACAGGATGCTGTGACAAAGCTGTATAATGTTACCAGCAAGCTGAATATCCCAGTTCCTACAAGGAGCCCCACTAATATCAGCTGCTTGCTTCGCCttagggagcagctgggaagccTTGTCTCAGTCCCACTGGGCATAG AGatacaagagaaagaaatggagcAAGCAAAGATAAATTTCTTTGGCCCACTTATAGCTGTGGTTGTACTGATCATTTCTGCACTTCTTCTGGGTTTTGTGATAAtaaagaagaacagaaatatcTTGTCTACCAACCAGA GCATCAGTCTAGCAGTCTAG